Proteins encoded together in one Ipomoea triloba cultivar NCNSP0323 chromosome 4, ASM357664v1 window:
- the LOC116015880 gene encoding uncharacterized protein LOC116015880 gives MVLRVLGRLAQHEILQVPREQNSEADMLSKLSQGAPEYISKITRIEDLQKSSLEAYPVLPIQSRPSCWLDHLVQYMRTSALPPDVAEAKAAKKRALTYELIGDVLYKRSYNGALLRCLYPDEARALIEEIHEGTCAAHQWAYRAILQGYFWPGMAKECADYARNCSTCQQFQVGPGRPATNYTPISSVISFMKWVEVEPPASITSIRCI, from the coding sequence ATGGTGCTTCGAGTATTGGGACGACTCGCCCAGCATGAGATCCTACAGGTCCCGAGGGAGCAGAACTCTGAGGCGGATATGCTCTCCAAGCTCAGCCAGGGAGCTCCGGAGTATATCTCCAAAATCACCCGGATAGAGGACCTCCAAAAGTCAAGTTTGGAGGCGTACCCAGTCCTACCCATACAAAGCCGACCTTCGTGTTGGTTGGACCACCTCGTGCAGTATATGAGGACGAGTGCGCTACCCCCCGATGTGGCTGAAGCTAAGGCGGCTAAGAAGCGAGCTCTGACCTACGAGCTCATTGGGGACGTGCTATACAAAAGATCCTACAACGGAGCCTTGTTAAGGTGTTTATATCCGGATGAGGCCAGAGCACTCATCGAGGAAATTCATGAAGGTACGTGCGCAGCCCACCAATGGGCTTACCGGGCTATCCTCCAAGGGTACTTTTGGCCCGGGATGGCGAAGGAGTGTGCGGACTATGCACGGAACTGTTCAACCTGCCAGCAATTCCAGGTCGGCCCGGGTCGACCTGCCACCAACTATACCCCGATCAGCTCGGTAATCTCCTTCATGAAGTGGGTGGAAGTTGAACCCCCAGCCAGCATCACCAGCATCCGTTGCATATAG